The following coding sequences are from one SAR86 cluster bacterium window:
- the rseP gene encoding RIP metalloprotease RseP: MIEIFSYILGFLTLIMVITAIHEAGHFYVARFFNVKILDFSIGMGKSIKNYIGKDGTSYNLRLFPVGGYVKMLGEDVMDKNSKDIDDSFASKKYYQKVLILFAGPFANFLLAIFLFTILNLLGSTVLSSQVGYVLPESAASKANIIEGELIIEIDDKNISSRADAQMALSRRLGESGEIKFKLDSNGALKETKIDVKDWLIGEEPKDLLSNLGIGIPVSSEIGAVLDNSPANKAGLISGDKVLEIEAQKISSWGQIKDVVDKSLGMPLKIKILRDNEEIFFQVTPTFSESRWILGITSANKFSENSYIYKSYSPLNAFTNALEKTYSTIVDSFIFLYKMIAGYVSPKNLGGPVMIGQVAGESLIYGGFYSFLLLMSFVSIGLGVINLVPIPILDGGQICLLTLERLKGSPISPRTLDFVYRVGLSMVIFLMIFVFINDLSRLSVL; this comes from the coding sequence ATGATAGAAATATTTTCATACATTTTAGGTTTTTTAACATTAATTATGGTCATTACAGCAATTCATGAAGCCGGACATTTTTATGTTGCTAGATTTTTCAATGTAAAAATTCTTGATTTTTCAATCGGAATGGGAAAGTCCATAAAAAATTATATTGGTAAGGACGGCACATCTTATAACTTAAGACTCTTTCCTGTTGGTGGATACGTAAAAATGCTTGGAGAAGATGTCATGGATAAAAATTCGAAAGATATAGATGATTCCTTTGCTTCAAAAAAATATTATCAAAAGGTATTGATTCTTTTTGCAGGGCCTTTTGCTAATTTTTTATTAGCTATTTTTTTATTCACGATTTTAAATTTGTTAGGGTCAACAGTCCTTTCATCTCAAGTCGGATACGTTTTGCCAGAAAGCGCTGCAAGCAAGGCAAATATTATTGAAGGCGAATTAATTATTGAGATAGACGACAAAAACATCTCCTCGAGAGCCGACGCTCAAATGGCATTGTCAAGAAGACTAGGAGAGTCAGGAGAAATAAAATTTAAGCTAGACTCAAATGGAGCTTTAAAAGAAACAAAAATTGATGTTAAAGATTGGCTAATAGGTGAGGAGCCAAAAGACCTCCTCTCAAATTTAGGTATTGGGATTCCAGTAAGCTCAGAAATTGGTGCGGTTTTAGATAATAGCCCTGCAAATAAAGCAGGCCTCATTTCTGGAGATAAAGTTTTGGAAATCGAAGCTCAAAAAATTTCAAGTTGGGGGCAAATTAAAGATGTTGTAGATAAGTCGCTAGGCATGCCGTTAAAAATAAAAATCTTAAGAGATAACGAAGAAATATTTTTTCAAGTAACTCCAACTTTTTCTGAATCTAGATGGATTTTAGGCATTACTTCAGCTAATAAATTTTCGGAGAATTCTTATATTTATAAGTCATACTCTCCATTAAATGCTTTCACAAATGCTTTGGAAAAAACATATTCCACTATAGTTGATTCGTTTATTTTTCTATACAAAATGATTGCAGGTTATGTTTCTCCAAAAAATCTTGGCGGCCCTGTCATGATAGGTCAGGTTGCAGGGGAATCTTTAATTTATGGAGGATTTTATTCTTTTCTATTACTTATGAGTTTTGTAAGCATAGGATTAGGAGTAATAAATTTAGTACCGATTCCAATTCTAGATGGGGGCCAAATTTGTTTGTTGACATTAGAACGATTAAAAGGATCTCCTATTTCACCCAGGACGTTAGATTTTGTTTATAGAGTGGGACTCTCCATGGTTATTTTTTTGATGATATTTGTTTTCATCAATGACTTATCAAGGCTTTCTGTGCTTTAA
- the tsf gene encoding translation elongation factor Ts, with product MTIKASEVKLLREKTGLGMMECKNALVESKGDLELAITNLRKNSALKAEKKSSRTAAEGRIISKIDSSENLAVILEVNCETDFVAKDDSFIEFCEEVLDSCLQNPDSSLAQLSEEKLEEKRQALIQKIGENIVVRRREIIKSDNLYSYVHGNNKIGSIVSINQENKNAGEDIAMHIAASSPLVIDPNDLDENLVSKEEEIIKAQVANSDKPENIVEKMVKGRLEKFKSEVSLLNQPFVKDPSKNIKTLLEEQNLNVLNFHRYELGEGIEVNKIDFAEEVKSQLEN from the coding sequence ATGACAATTAAAGCAAGCGAAGTTAAATTATTAAGAGAAAAAACTGGTTTAGGTATGATGGAATGTAAAAATGCTCTTGTTGAATCAAAAGGAGATCTAGAATTAGCAATTACTAATCTAAGAAAAAATAGTGCTCTTAAAGCTGAAAAAAAATCTTCTAGAACCGCTGCCGAGGGACGTATTATCTCCAAAATAGACTCTTCTGAGAATTTGGCTGTTATTTTAGAAGTAAATTGTGAAACCGACTTTGTTGCAAAGGATGATAGCTTTATTGAATTCTGCGAAGAGGTATTGGATTCTTGCCTACAAAATCCAGATTCTTCTTTGGCTCAACTTTCCGAAGAAAAATTAGAAGAAAAGAGACAGGCTTTAATTCAAAAAATTGGAGAAAATATTGTCGTTAGAAGAAGAGAAATAATTAAATCTGATAATTTGTATTCATACGTACATGGAAACAATAAAATCGGGTCTATAGTATCTATTAATCAAGAAAATAAAAACGCTGGAGAGGATATTGCTATGCATATAGCCGCTTCATCTCCTTTGGTAATTGATCCTAATGATTTAGATGAAAATTTAGTATCCAAAGAAGAGGAAATAATAAAAGCTCAGGTTGCGAATTCTGATAAACCAGAGAATATAGTTGAAAAAATGGTTAAAGGAAGATTGGAAAAGTTTAAATCAGAGGTTTCCCTTTTAAACCAACCTTTTGTAAAAGATCCTTCAAAAAATATTAAAACTTTACTTGAAGAACAAAATTTAAACGTTTTAAATTTTCATAGATATGAATTGGGCGAAGGAATAGAAGTTAATAAAATTGATTTTGCGGAAGAAGTAAAGTCTCAGCTCGAAAATTAA
- the rpsB gene encoding 30S ribosomal protein S2: protein MDISIDQMLKAGVHFGHQTRFWNPKMDNYIFGSRNKVHIINLEKTLELLKPSIDFCSQLAASNNRILFVGTKRSASRVIKEEAERCNMPYVNYRWLGGMLTNYKTVRASIRRLEILKTQEEEGKFDPLTKKEVLGIKREMDKLERSIGGIKNMGGLPEALFVVDVKNEKIAVSEARKMGIPIIGIVDTNSDPDSVDYVIPGNDDAIRSVSLLTRIISNACLEGASKATGIVSGDGPVIVRKGEENKKTVTKEEKKSVSPKNVEKELNMDSPESLDTQEESKENLDESKTSE, encoded by the coding sequence ATGGACATTTCCATAGATCAAATGCTTAAAGCCGGAGTGCACTTCGGACATCAAACAAGGTTTTGGAATCCAAAAATGGATAACTATATCTTTGGGTCACGAAATAAAGTTCACATAATAAATTTAGAAAAGACTTTAGAACTTCTTAAGCCTTCAATTGATTTTTGCAGTCAGTTAGCCGCATCAAATAATAGAATTCTTTTTGTAGGGACCAAACGATCAGCAAGCAGGGTGATAAAGGAAGAAGCAGAAAGATGCAATATGCCTTACGTCAATTACCGTTGGCTTGGGGGGATGCTCACTAATTATAAAACTGTCAGAGCTTCAATAAGAAGGTTAGAAATTCTGAAAACTCAGGAAGAGGAAGGCAAGTTTGATCCTTTGACTAAGAAGGAAGTATTGGGTATCAAAAGAGAAATGGATAAGCTAGAAAGATCTATTGGCGGAATAAAAAATATGGGAGGTTTGCCAGAAGCCTTATTTGTGGTTGATGTAAAAAATGAAAAAATTGCTGTCTCTGAGGCTCGAAAGATGGGCATACCTATCATTGGTATAGTAGATACGAATTCTGACCCCGATAGCGTAGATTATGTTATCCCTGGAAATGACGATGCGATTCGATCTGTTTCTTTATTAACAAGAATAATCTCTAATGCTTGTCTTGAAGGGGCCTCAAAAGCTACTGGCATTGTTTCCGGCGATGGACCTGTGATCGTTAGAAAGGGAGAAGAAAATAAAAAAACAGTGACCAAAGAAGAGAAAAAATCTGTTTCACCTAAGAATGTTGAAAAAGAACTAAATATGGATTCTCCTGAGTCTTTAGATACTCAAGAAGAAAGTAAAGAGAACTTAGACGAAAGTAAAACTTCAGAATAG
- the dxr gene encoding 1-deoxy-D-xylulose-5-phosphate reductoisomerase, whose protein sequence is MKNVLILGSTGSIGKSTLEVINNNDNFNVISLVAKNQKDLLLEQANKFNASNVYLSNESFSNVEQSKHPNLNFFKDLDALIEDKDVEIVVAAISGLIGVDSILKAIRAGKKILIANKEPIVVAGKILMSEAKKSGAEIIPIDSEHCAIHQCLSKLEKKDIKSITLTCSGGPFWGQSRNDLDKISYKEAKKHPVWNMGEKNLIDSATLMNKALEIIEARWLFDINPEKIKVLIHPQSIIHGIVENIDGSSLASMSAPDMKICIAYGLGYPDKIDSSAKFLNLLEQEKLEFFDPKDTDFPSLEFAYRSLEGDDTIPAAMNAANEIAVSYFLNNKVKFNSIFDSVDYTMGIFEGRPSQFDLNLQDLLEVDKEAKKIAADFLGKS, encoded by the coding sequence ATGAAAAATGTCTTAATTTTAGGATCTACTGGATCAATTGGAAAATCAACTTTGGAAGTAATTAATAATAATGATAATTTTAATGTCATTTCTTTAGTTGCAAAAAACCAAAAAGACCTCCTTCTTGAACAAGCTAATAAATTTAATGCTTCCAATGTTTATCTTTCAAATGAAAGTTTTTCAAACGTGGAACAAAGCAAGCATCCTAATCTTAATTTTTTCAAAGATTTAGATGCATTAATTGAAGACAAAGATGTAGAAATAGTCGTTGCGGCCATTTCAGGGTTAATTGGCGTTGACTCAATCTTAAAGGCAATCCGAGCAGGTAAAAAAATATTAATTGCCAATAAAGAGCCCATCGTTGTAGCAGGAAAAATCTTAATGTCTGAGGCAAAAAAATCTGGAGCAGAGATTATTCCAATCGATTCAGAACATTGCGCAATTCATCAATGTTTAAGCAAACTTGAGAAAAAAGATATTAAATCAATTACTTTAACCTGCTCAGGTGGACCTTTTTGGGGTCAATCGAGAAATGACCTGGATAAAATCTCTTACAAAGAAGCAAAAAAACACCCTGTTTGGAACATGGGAGAAAAAAATCTTATTGATTCCGCAACGCTTATGAACAAAGCCCTAGAAATAATAGAAGCAAGGTGGTTATTTGACATAAACCCAGAAAAAATAAAAGTATTGATTCATCCTCAAAGCATAATTCATGGAATAGTAGAAAATATTGATGGCTCATCTCTAGCTTCGATGTCTGCACCTGATATGAAAATCTGTATCGCTTATGGTCTAGGTTACCCAGATAAAATAGACTCAAGCGCTAAATTTTTAAATTTACTTGAACAAGAGAAACTAGAATTTTTCGATCCAAAAGATACTGATTTTCCTTCTTTGGAGTTTGCTTACAGATCGCTAGAGGGAGACGACACTATTCCAGCTGCTATGAATGCTGCGAATGAAATAGCCGTTAGTTATTTTCTTAATAATAAAGTTAAGTTCAATTCAATTTTTGATTCAGTAGATTATACTATGGGCATATTTGAAGGTAGGCCTTCACAATTTGATTTAAATTTACAAGATCTTTTGGAGGTAGACAAAGAAGCAAAAAAGATTGCTGCCGATTTTCTAGGTAAATCATGA
- the frr gene encoding ribosome recycling factor, translating into MIEDIQLDAKEGMAKTLEALESSFKRIRTGRANISLLDTIEIDYYGNKTPLNQVSNISIEDAKTLAIVPWEKDNVPLIEKSIQQSELGLQPITSGETIRVILPDLTEETRRDLIKVAKAEAENSKVSIRNQRRDANGLLKEYLNEKEISEDDLKRGEVLIQEVTDQYIESVDNLLKEKEKDLLEI; encoded by the coding sequence ATGATTGAAGATATTCAACTAGACGCCAAAGAAGGCATGGCCAAAACTCTTGAAGCTCTCGAATCTTCTTTTAAAAGAATAAGGACTGGTAGGGCAAATATTTCTCTACTCGATACTATAGAGATTGACTATTATGGAAACAAAACACCTCTTAACCAAGTTTCAAATATCTCTATAGAGGATGCTAAGACTTTGGCGATTGTTCCTTGGGAAAAAGATAATGTTCCTTTGATAGAAAAGTCTATCCAACAATCAGAGTTAGGACTGCAGCCAATCACCTCGGGAGAGACAATAAGAGTTATTCTTCCGGATCTTACGGAGGAAACCAGAAGAGACTTGATTAAGGTTGCTAAGGCTGAAGCTGAAAATTCTAAAGTATCGATTAGGAACCAAAGACGAGATGCCAATGGTTTGTTAAAAGAGTATCTGAATGAAAAAGAGATTTCCGAAGATGATTTGAAAAGAGGCGAAGTATTAATTCAAGAAGTCACTGATCAATATATAGAAAGTGTAGACAATTTGCTCAAGGAAAAAGAAAAAGACTTGTTAGAGATTTAA
- the pyrH gene encoding UMP kinase: MTDSRRVLLKVSGEWFSGDKEKGFDEKTFASLTESLIEANNQNIQIALVLGGGNIYRGRELVSLNIDQVSADYIGMLSTIMNGIALSNFLTSKNCDNSLFSSFAIGNFIKAYSKEDAEKSLLSNKIVILVGGLGNPLFTTDSTASVRAVELKSDVMLKATNVDGIYSDDPKKNKNAQKFDYITFDEAIQKNLKVMDQTSLCFCRDNNLDVRVFNANSNGALLEALINKKTDLGTLVKVKND, translated from the coding sequence ATGACCGATTCCAGAAGAGTTCTCTTAAAAGTTAGCGGAGAATGGTTTTCTGGAGACAAAGAAAAAGGTTTTGATGAAAAGACGTTTGCTAGCCTCACAGAGTCTTTGATCGAAGCCAATAATCAAAATATTCAAATTGCTTTAGTACTCGGAGGGGGAAATATTTATAGAGGGAGAGAATTGGTATCACTCAATATTGATCAGGTTTCAGCAGATTATATTGGAATGCTTTCGACAATAATGAATGGAATTGCTTTGTCGAATTTCTTAACTTCTAAAAATTGCGATAACAGCCTATTTTCCTCATTTGCAATTGGTAATTTCATAAAAGCCTATAGCAAAGAAGATGCTGAAAAATCTTTGTTATCAAACAAAATAGTAATTTTAGTTGGCGGCCTTGGCAATCCGCTTTTTACTACTGACTCTACGGCAAGCGTAAGAGCGGTAGAATTAAAATCAGATGTAATGTTAAAAGCTACAAATGTTGATGGAATTTACTCAGATGATCCAAAAAAAAATAAAAATGCCCAGAAATTTGATTACATAACCTTTGATGAAGCAATTCAAAAGAATTTAAAAGTTATGGATCAAACTTCTTTATGTTTTTGTCGTGATAACAATTTGGATGTGAGAGTTTTTAACGCTAATTCGAATGGTGCATTATTGGAAGCGCTAATTAATAAAAAAACAGATTTAGGTACTTTAGTAAAAGTTAAAAATGATTGA
- the uppS gene encoding polyprenyl diphosphate synthase, translated as MSDAPSHVAIIMDGNSRWAKKNKLTKKEGHRAGVKAAKNIIEYAAKRHLDHLTLFAFSTENWGRSKFEVNSIMDLFVEALREETPELIKNSVKVNFIGDISKLNEVIIKKIIETKGLTSNYQPKLNLNIAISYGGKWDIVNAAKKIHEEILERKIKINQLDEKLFSYYLDTSKIPDPDLIIRTGNEKRLSNFLIWQAAYSELIFSKKLWPDFSNVDLRRALNQFKERKRNFGKRK; from the coding sequence ATGAGTGATGCCCCATCTCACGTCGCGATCATCATGGATGGAAATTCTAGGTGGGCAAAAAAAAATAAACTAACAAAAAAAGAAGGGCATAGAGCAGGTGTTAAAGCTGCGAAAAATATAATTGAGTACGCTGCGAAGAGACATTTAGATCATTTAACCCTTTTTGCATTTAGTACAGAAAATTGGGGAAGATCCAAATTTGAAGTAAATTCCATCATGGATCTTTTTGTTGAAGCATTAAGAGAAGAAACGCCAGAGCTTATAAAGAATTCGGTTAAAGTGAATTTCATTGGAGATATATCGAAATTAAATGAAGTAATAATCAAAAAAATTATCGAGACAAAAGGGCTAACGAGCAACTATCAGCCTAAATTAAACTTGAACATAGCAATAAGTTATGGGGGAAAATGGGACATAGTTAATGCCGCAAAAAAAATTCATGAAGAAATCTTAGAAAGAAAAATCAAAATCAATCAGTTAGACGAAAAGCTATTTTCTTACTATCTAGACACCTCTAAAATTCCAGATCCAGATTTAATCATAAGAACTGGCAATGAAAAAAGACTAAGTAATTTTTTAATTTGGCAAGCCGCTTACTCTGAATTAATTTTCAGCAAAAAATTATGGCCTGATTTCAGTAATGTTGATTTACGAAGGGCCTTAAATCAATTTAAAGAAAGAAAGCGGAATTTTGGAAAGAGGAAATAA
- a CDS encoding phosphatidate cytidylyltransferase, whose product MFLRELTGIALALASTILIFTSDKFFFNTFFILILFFLLFELLKITKYFDSFFWIQIFLIFSSVLFLPTYEINRELFFVAILIAVLTDSIAYYFGKKLGKIKIFPKTSPNKTLEGLIFGNLITTLLITFIIFSTPTFFDLNYLLLILIVWVSSLAAIFGDYLQSRFKRIQNIKDSGKILPGHGGISDRLDSHLTTLPVFFGLLEFFKL is encoded by the coding sequence ATGTTCCTAAGAGAGTTAACCGGTATCGCATTGGCTTTAGCTTCGACAATCCTTATCTTTACTTCAGACAAATTTTTTTTTAATACTTTTTTTATTTTAATTTTATTTTTCTTGCTTTTTGAACTTCTCAAAATAACTAAATACTTCGATTCCTTTTTTTGGATTCAGATATTTCTAATATTTAGTTCTGTTTTATTTCTCCCAACATATGAAATTAATAGAGAGCTATTCTTTGTTGCAATCCTAATTGCTGTTTTAACTGATTCAATCGCATATTACTTTGGTAAGAAATTAGGAAAAATTAAAATATTTCCAAAAACTAGTCCAAATAAAACCTTAGAAGGTTTAATTTTTGGAAATCTTATTACAACTCTTTTGATAACCTTTATTATATTTTCTACACCAACTTTTTTTGATTTAAACTATCTTCTGTTAATTTTGATTGTATGGGTATCTTCCCTAGCAGCAATTTTTGGTGATTATTTACAAAGTAGATTTAAAAGAATTCAAAATATAAAGGATTCAGGAAAAATTTTACCAGGACATGGCGGCATATCAGATAGGTTGGATAGTCATTTGACTACTTTGCCAGTATTCTTTGGGTTGCTTGAATTTTTTAAATTATGA